A window of Thermoleophilia bacterium contains these coding sequences:
- a CDS encoding molybdopterin-dependent oxidoreductase, giving the protein MNRWEFSYGGCKVWKHVLDKRHRTWFVLATFALGVLFRLQVRRHPSFRSLIAKKDLVAQIRLADGSAGRYYLFRGGRVLSKRGFHPSPDVVMSFWDPATAARLLRPRRDRLEFLNAARNHQVEISGPDQLVSCFSQALCEVFVAGLTYGTKLHGGVVRYTNNTNGGPVFVYVKNGKILRITPITFDNKDPAPWTIRARGKIFAPPRKTTVSPHTLAWKSLIYSPDRILYPLKRVDFDPSGERNPQNRGISGYERISWDEALDLVASEIKRVKSQYGPGAIMSSAGSHHNWGIIGYWLSARLRFLNSIGWTPVVSNPDSWEGWFWGAVHHWGQTGRLGGAETYGTVEDCLKNAELIVFWSSDPEATSGVYGAQEGTIRRSWLGELGIPTVHIDPYLNHTAAWMGGKWLAPRPGTDSALILAIAYVWIAEGLYDQEYVAKNTVGFEKWKAYVLGESDGIPKTPEWQEEKTGVPAREVRALARQWGTRRTYLAPGGFVGFGGACRTATGTDWARGLVCLMAMQGLGKPGVNLGCLQQGTPLDTRFYFPGYAEGGMSGELELTALPVQLYQRMPQLISVNTVAQAIPRLKLPEAIFEGHAEGYVSDPKAIDRQFLTFGYPAPGCAPVRMYYKYGGSHFGTMVEANRYARMYRSPELEFVVNQSIWFEGEAKFADVILPACTNFERWDIGEFANAGGIAEHSFTQCNHRVIVLQHKCIEPLGESKSDFQIFLELAERLGLSTVFSEGSDELDWCRRVYEATDLAKAVSWKELLKKGYYVVPPPEEERRDPVSFRWFAEGRLKDTPELAPVPAEYTEEWRRGLQTQSGKIEFEASSLKRFDPEDDERPPIMTYRDSWEGPAAKELFERYPLQLVSPHPRFSFHTHHDGKGSAVNEISDHRMQVNGRYYWVARLNPQDAAVRGIRTGDLIRLYNDRGGVICAARVTERVRPGVVHSYASSAVYEPLGTPGESDDQGGCVNILTPSRMMIRRSHSMAANSCLIEVEKWRAT; this is encoded by the coding sequence GTGAATAGATGGGAATTCAGTTATGGCGGCTGCAAGGTCTGGAAACATGTTTTGGATAAGCGGCATCGGACCTGGTTTGTTCTGGCCACCTTTGCATTAGGGGTGCTGTTCCGTCTCCAGGTGCGGCGACACCCCTCTTTTCGTTCTCTTATAGCTAAGAAGGATCTAGTCGCACAGATCAGGCTGGCGGATGGATCGGCGGGTAGATACTACCTGTTTCGCGGGGGAAGAGTCTTGTCCAAGCGAGGTTTCCATCCCAGTCCAGATGTAGTTATGAGCTTTTGGGATCCTGCTACTGCGGCTCGTTTGCTTCGGCCGCGGCGGGACCGTCTGGAGTTTCTAAACGCTGCTCGAAACCACCAAGTTGAGATCTCTGGTCCCGACCAGCTGGTAAGTTGTTTTAGCCAAGCTCTATGCGAGGTGTTTGTGGCGGGGCTAACCTATGGCACCAAGCTGCACGGGGGTGTAGTCCGGTACACCAATAACACAAACGGTGGACCCGTCTTTGTGTATGTCAAGAATGGAAAGATTCTGCGTATCACCCCGATCACCTTCGACAACAAAGACCCCGCTCCGTGGACAATTCGAGCGCGAGGCAAGATCTTTGCCCCGCCTCGAAAGACCACCGTTAGCCCCCACACCCTTGCCTGGAAGTCGTTGATCTATTCTCCTGATCGCATTCTTTATCCACTAAAGCGCGTCGATTTTGACCCTTCTGGAGAGCGAAATCCCCAGAACCGGGGTATCTCGGGGTACGAGCGCATAAGCTGGGACGAAGCTCTGGACCTCGTGGCGAGCGAGATCAAGCGCGTAAAAAGCCAGTATGGTCCTGGAGCCATCATGAGCAGCGCCGGCTCTCACCACAACTGGGGCATTATCGGCTACTGGCTGTCTGCGCGCCTGCGCTTTCTTAACTCCATAGGCTGGACCCCGGTGGTCAGCAACCCGGACAGCTGGGAGGGCTGGTTTTGGGGGGCAGTCCACCATTGGGGGCAGACCGGCCGGTTGGGGGGAGCGGAAACCTACGGGACGGTAGAGGACTGCCTGAAAAACGCCGAGCTAATTGTCTTCTGGTCGAGTGATCCGGAGGCGACGAGCGGGGTTTATGGGGCCCAAGAAGGAACCATTCGGCGAAGCTGGCTCGGGGAATTGGGTATTCCCACGGTCCACATTGATCCGTACCTTAACCACACCGCTGCGTGGATGGGCGGCAAATGGCTGGCTCCGCGTCCTGGGACCGACAGCGCGCTGATTCTGGCCATTGCTTACGTGTGGATAGCTGAAGGCCTCTACGATCAGGAATACGTTGCTAAGAACACCGTGGGTTTTGAAAAGTGGAAAGCGTATGTGTTAGGGGAGAGCGACGGCATACCTAAGACGCCGGAGTGGCAGGAAGAGAAAACCGGGGTGCCGGCGCGCGAGGTACGTGCGCTCGCCCGACAGTGGGGGACTAGGCGAACGTACCTCGCGCCCGGCGGTTTTGTAGGCTTTGGTGGAGCCTGTCGCACCGCTACAGGTACCGATTGGGCGCGGGGGCTGGTCTGTCTGATGGCCATGCAGGGCCTGGGCAAGCCAGGCGTGAATTTGGGTTGTCTGCAACAGGGGACTCCCCTCGATACACGTTTCTACTTCCCGGGCTACGCTGAGGGAGGAATGTCGGGAGAGCTTGAACTTACCGCCCTACCGGTGCAGCTATACCAACGTATGCCCCAACTCATAAGCGTAAACACTGTGGCGCAGGCTATTCCGCGGCTCAAACTTCCCGAGGCCATTTTCGAAGGACACGCTGAGGGTTATGTAAGTGATCCAAAGGCTATCGACAGGCAGTTTCTTACCTTCGGCTATCCAGCGCCTGGGTGCGCACCTGTGCGCATGTACTACAAATACGGCGGCTCTCACTTCGGCACTATGGTGGAGGCGAACCGCTACGCCCGAATGTACCGCTCGCCTGAGCTTGAGTTTGTTGTTAATCAGTCTATATGGTTTGAGGGAGAGGCCAAGTTTGCCGATGTAATCCTTCCTGCGTGTACCAATTTTGAAAGATGGGACATTGGCGAATTTGCCAATGCTGGCGGGATCGCCGAGCACAGCTTCACCCAATGCAACCACCGGGTCATCGTTCTACAGCATAAGTGCATCGAGCCATTGGGTGAATCGAAGTCGGATTTTCAAATTTTCCTCGAGCTTGCGGAGCGGCTGGGCCTAAGCACAGTGTTTTCCGAGGGTAGCGATGAGCTTGACTGGTGTCGACGCGTGTATGAGGCTACGGACCTGGCGAAGGCGGTTAGCTGGAAAGAGCTCCTAAAGAAGGGCTACTACGTTGTACCACCCCCGGAGGAAGAAAGGCGAGACCCCGTGTCCTTCCGTTGGTTTGCAGAGGGGAGGTTGAAAGACACGCCCGAGCTGGCTCCTGTCCCTGCGGAATACACCGAGGAGTGGCGGCGTGGCCTGCAAACACAGTCAGGCAAAATTGAATTTGAGGCCTCCAGCCTTAAGCGATTTGATCCCGAAGACGACGAACGCCCGCCTATCATGACCTACCGGGACTCCTGGGAGGGGCCTGCAGCCAAAGAATTGTTCGAGCGCTATCCTCTGCAGCTGGTTAGCCCTCACCCGCGGTTTTCGTTCCATACGCATCATGACGGCAAAGGTAGCGCCGTGAACGAAATTAGTGACCATCGCATGCAAGTAAACGGCCGCTATTACTGGGTAGCTCGTCTTAATCCGCAGGATGCCGCCGTACGAGGAATAAGGACAGGCGATCTTATTCGTCTATATAACGATCGCGGAGGCGTAATTTGCGCGGCCCGTGTAACGGAGCGGGTGCGTCCGGGAGTAGTGCACTCTTATGCTTCCTCGGCCGTATACGAGCCGCTGGGCACACCAGGAGAATCGGATGATCAAGGCGGTTGCGTGAATATCCTTACCCCCAGCCGGATGATGATTAGGCGCTCTCATTCCATGGCGGCTAATTCGTGTCTGATAGAGGTAGAGAAGTGGCGGGCGACCTAG
- a CDS encoding molybdopterin-dependent oxidoreductase → MTVERLTNLTTGGPVHVYVKDGKIIRITPLELDPSDGPSWTIRARGREFTPPRRTTVSNWTVAHKSTIYSPKRILTPLKRVDFDPKGKRNIHNRGISGYEPISWDEALDIVAEEMIRLKREYGPAAVMTTPSSHHLWGNVGYRFSAYNRFMNLWGATFVDHNPDSWEGWQWGGAHMWGFSSRLGIPEQYDLLEDALKHVEMMVFWASDPETTGGVYAAHESTCRRMWLKELGVKMVFIDPFYNHTAALFADKWIAPRMGTDVALGLGIAFVWLTEGLYDKEYVATHTHGFDEWKAYVLGESDGVPKTPEWAEAETLVPAREIRALAREWGKKKTMLAAGGMGGWGGACRSSYGAEYARMMIALATLQGLGKPGSNIYSTTSGVPADRDFWFPGYAEGGISADILGTAASYRLAPRMWPNGGTISNPQHSAEGQTGYRLLIPEMMYHQELEWRSKGFCGGSIEMQFKKYRYPASGYPHVQMYYRYGGSFIGTMTETNRFVRAYREGKIPFVVNQSIWFEGEARFADIILPACTNFERWDIGDWAHPSGYGTHKFDQVNHRLIVLQKKCIEPLGESRSDYEIFAALAERLGFWHRYTEGGHTELDWVKRMFNASDLPKRITWEEFERKGYYLVPVPEDYQPTPALRWFAEDRPKDTPDWGPPIWDQIGGKGLQTQSGKIEFVSNSLKRFYETDEVDPERPVMGPQYIPSWEGHHTTDLIQKYPLAMVSPHPRYTFHTVGDLKDSWSNEINDHRVLVNGHYYWIMRINPKDAEPRGIKDGDLIRVYNDRAEVILAAQVTERVRPGVVHSYESCADYLPLGEPGYSADTAGCVNMLTSKRFITPTSPGQAPNSCLVQVEKWTGRS, encoded by the coding sequence ATGACTGTAGAACGACTTACCAACCTCACCACTGGCGGCCCCGTCCACGTTTACGTCAAGGACGGAAAGATAATCCGCATCACCCCACTGGAACTCGACCCCAGCGACGGCCCTTCGTGGACTATCAGAGCGCGGGGTAGGGAGTTTACGCCCCCAAGACGAACGACGGTTTCGAACTGGACGGTAGCTCATAAGTCAACTATTTACTCTCCCAAACGGATCCTCACTCCACTTAAGAGAGTGGACTTCGACCCCAAGGGTAAGCGAAACATCCATAACCGAGGCATTTCGGGCTACGAGCCCATCAGCTGGGACGAGGCCCTTGACATCGTGGCCGAGGAAATGATTCGGCTAAAGCGCGAGTATGGCCCCGCTGCAGTGATGACCACACCTTCTTCCCACCACCTGTGGGGCAATGTCGGTTATCGCTTTAGCGCGTACAACCGGTTCATGAACCTGTGGGGCGCAACCTTTGTTGATCACAACCCTGACAGCTGGGAGGGCTGGCAGTGGGGCGGCGCTCACATGTGGGGCTTTTCTTCACGGCTAGGCATTCCGGAGCAGTACGACTTGCTTGAAGACGCCCTTAAACATGTAGAGATGATGGTTTTCTGGGCCAGTGACCCCGAAACCACAGGCGGCGTATACGCAGCCCATGAGAGCACTTGCAGGCGCATGTGGCTAAAAGAATTGGGTGTGAAGATGGTCTTCATTGACCCCTTCTACAACCACACTGCGGCTCTCTTTGCTGATAAATGGATCGCGCCGCGCATGGGGACCGATGTCGCGCTCGGTTTGGGAATAGCTTTTGTGTGGCTCACAGAGGGTCTTTACGACAAGGAATATGTTGCTACTCACACTCACGGCTTTGATGAGTGGAAAGCATACGTTCTTGGCGAAAGCGATGGGGTACCCAAGACACCCGAGTGGGCTGAAGCCGAGACATTGGTGCCGGCCCGCGAGATTCGCGCTTTGGCCAGGGAGTGGGGCAAAAAGAAGACCATGCTGGCCGCCGGCGGGATGGGCGGCTGGGGCGGAGCTTGCCGTTCCTCCTACGGCGCGGAGTATGCCCGCATGATGATTGCGCTTGCCACTCTGCAAGGTCTAGGTAAACCAGGGAGCAATATCTATTCCACGACAAGCGGTGTTCCAGCCGACCGGGACTTTTGGTTCCCAGGGTACGCCGAAGGAGGAATCTCCGCCGACATCCTGGGCACCGCCGCCAGCTATCGCCTTGCTCCGCGCATGTGGCCCAACGGAGGCACGATTTCTAATCCTCAACACAGTGCAGAAGGCCAGACGGGATATCGGCTGCTCATTCCCGAAATGATGTACCACCAGGAGCTGGAGTGGCGGAGCAAGGGCTTCTGTGGTGGATCCATCGAGATGCAGTTCAAGAAGTATCGCTATCCTGCTTCAGGATATCCCCACGTTCAGATGTACTACCGGTACGGCGGGTCCTTCATAGGCACCATGACCGAGACCAACCGATTTGTCAGAGCTTATCGGGAAGGCAAGATTCCCTTTGTAGTGAATCAGTCCATCTGGTTTGAGGGCGAAGCTCGCTTTGCCGATATCATTCTGCCCGCCTGCACCAATTTTGAGCGTTGGGATATCGGGGATTGGGCGCATCCTTCGGGCTATGGGACGCACAAGTTTGACCAGGTCAATCACCGTCTGATCGTCCTTCAGAAAAAATGCATTGAACCGCTCGGCGAATCACGATCGGACTACGAGATTTTCGCCGCGCTGGCCGAGCGCCTGGGCTTCTGGCACCGCTACACCGAGGGCGGACACACCGAGCTCGACTGGGTTAAGCGCATGTTTAATGCGAGCGATCTACCCAAGCGCATCACCTGGGAAGAATTTGAGAGAAAGGGTTATTACCTGGTCCCGGTTCCCGAAGACTACCAGCCCACCCCGGCGCTTCGCTGGTTTGCCGAAGACCGGCCTAAGGACACGCCGGACTGGGGCCCGCCTATTTGGGACCAGATTGGTGGAAAAGGGCTGCAAACGCAGAGCGGCAAGATCGAGTTCGTATCCAACAGCCTCAAGCGCTTCTACGAGACCGACGAGGTCGATCCGGAAAGGCCGGTTATGGGACCGCAGTACATTCCCAGCTGGGAGGGACACCACACTACTGACCTTATCCAAAAGTACCCGCTCGCTATGGTTTCTCCCCATCCCCGCTATACCTTCCACACGGTGGGAGACTTGAAGGATTCGTGGAGTAACGAGATAAACGACCACCGAGTGCTCGTAAACGGGCACTACTACTGGATCATGCGCATCAATCCCAAGGACGCGGAGCCAAGAGGGATCAAAGATGGAGATTTAATCCGCGTGTACAACGACCGAGCCGAAGTTATCCTTGCTGCTCAAGTTACCGAGCGAGTAAGGCCGGGCGTCGTACATTCATACGAGTCATGTGCCGACTACCTGCCGCTTGGCGAGCCTGGCTACTCTGCGGACACGGCAGGATGCGTCAACATGCTCACGTCCAAGCGTTTTATCACGCCCACTTCTCCAGGGCAGGCCCCCAACTCCTGCTTGGTACAAGTGGAAAAGTGGACAGGCCGGTCTTAG
- the rplM gene encoding 50S ribosomal protein L13 has product MRTYSAKPGEVERKWWIVDAEGKTLGRLAAEIANVLRGKRKPQFTPHVDTGDFVVVVNADKIAVTGDKLRSKIYRWHTGYPGGLKERTLQQMLQQKPAEVLRKAVKGMLPKNRLAAKQLKKLKIYAGPHHPHAAQKPEELPWSQ; this is encoded by the coding sequence GTGAGGACCTATTCGGCCAAACCCGGTGAGGTCGAACGTAAGTGGTGGATAGTTGACGCCGAGGGCAAGACCCTTGGTCGCTTGGCTGCTGAGATTGCCAACGTCTTGAGGGGTAAGAGAAAACCTCAGTTTACTCCCCACGTCGACACCGGGGATTTTGTCGTGGTGGTCAACGCCGACAAGATTGCGGTGACCGGCGACAAGCTAAGAAGCAAAATTTATAGATGGCATACGGGGTATCCCGGGGGATTGAAAGAGCGCACGCTGCAACAAATGCTCCAGCAGAAGCCTGCGGAAGTGTTGCGCAAGGCGGTAAAGGGAATGCTGCCCAAGAATCGTCTAGCGGCTAAGCAGCTTAAGAAGCTGAAAATTTATGCTGGGCCTCATCATCCCCACGCTGCGCAGAAGCCGGAGGAGCTACCATGGAGCCAGTAG
- the rpsI gene encoding 30S ribosomal protein S9, with amino-acid sequence MEPVVYAATGKRKTSVARVRIMPGTGSITVNGKDAKEYFERETLLLMVRAPLVETGTEGRYDVIARIYGGGKSGQAGALKHGLARALVEADPSLKPELKRAGHLSRDARVVERKKAGLKKARKRPQFSKR; translated from the coding sequence ATGGAGCCAGTAGTTTACGCGGCTACAGGTAAGAGAAAGACCTCTGTGGCTAGGGTGAGGATCATGCCCGGGACGGGGTCTATTACCGTCAACGGCAAGGATGCCAAGGAATACTTCGAGCGCGAAACCCTCTTGCTAATGGTTCGGGCTCCTCTCGTAGAGACTGGTACCGAGGGGCGGTACGACGTGATTGCCCGCATTTACGGTGGCGGCAAGTCGGGTCAGGCTGGGGCGCTCAAGCATGGTTTGGCGCGTGCTCTGGTGGAAGCTGATCCCTCGTTAAAACCGGAGCTCAAGCGTGCTGGCCATCTTTCCCGGGACGCTCGCGTGGTGGAGAGAAAGAAAGCTGGTCTTAAGAAGGCTCGCAAGCGTCCGCAGTTCTCAAAGCGCTAG
- a CDS encoding alanine racemase: MPTLRVNLETIGQNTEAVARLLRDRNLALVAVTKGCLGDPRVAAAMLEGGAIALADTRESNLERLRNSFPEVELHRIYLPSFMEPSVLADIAYVSSLEGAARLADLVAASFLAGGKSQKVMIMVESGDLREGVPKEQLADLALFIASRRELELVGLATNYACFQGTPSGVLQSAVIVAEAAGQLRSLGYEVPRVSGGNSSLLGFLVDGCDLPKEITELRCGEALLLGHDALYRRTLPGCRGDGCVLRAEVVERYTKRTVEKESRRVVLAVGRQDLGRGEIAFVDPWLTEVGRSSDYLVAELDPGAEDLSVGCEVEIRLFYEALVAAWSSPYVKLEYA; this comes from the coding sequence ATGCCAACACTGCGAGTTAACCTTGAAACCATAGGCCAGAACACCGAAGCTGTCGCAAGGCTTCTTCGGGACCGCAATCTGGCTTTGGTGGCGGTTACCAAGGGCTGTCTAGGGGATCCCCGAGTGGCGGCGGCAATGCTCGAGGGCGGCGCGATTGCTCTCGCGGATACGCGGGAGAGCAACCTGGAGCGGCTGCGAAACTCTTTCCCCGAGGTGGAGCTCCACCGCATCTATCTTCCTTCGTTTATGGAGCCAAGTGTGCTTGCCGACATCGCTTATGTTTCCTCTTTGGAAGGCGCGGCAAGACTTGCCGACCTGGTTGCGGCGAGCTTCTTGGCTGGCGGCAAAAGCCAGAAAGTCATGATCATGGTGGAAAGCGGCGACTTGCGGGAGGGGGTTCCGAAGGAGCAGCTTGCGGACCTAGCTCTGTTTATCGCTTCGCGACGGGAACTCGAGCTTGTGGGACTTGCCACAAATTACGCCTGTTTTCAGGGAACGCCCTCTGGAGTGCTCCAGTCGGCGGTGATCGTCGCGGAGGCCGCTGGCCAGCTTCGCAGTTTGGGGTACGAGGTTCCCCGTGTCTCGGGAGGTAATTCCAGTCTGCTCGGCTTTCTTGTCGATGGATGCGACCTCCCCAAGGAAATCACCGAACTTAGGTGCGGAGAGGCGCTGTTGCTGGGTCATGACGCGCTCTACCGCCGAACTCTCCCTGGATGCCGAGGTGACGGCTGCGTGCTTCGGGCGGAGGTAGTAGAAAGGTATACTAAACGCACTGTAGAAAAAGAAAGCCGCCGTGTGGTGCTGGCTGTGGGAAGACAGGATCTAGGTCGGGGCGAAATTGCTTTTGTGGATCCGTGGTTGACTGAGGTGGGGAGGTCATCCGATTACCTGGTGGCGGAACTAGATCCTGGCGCCGAAGATCTTTCTGTGGGCTGCGAGGTGGAGATTAGGCTCTTCTACGAAGCGCTTGTGGCTGCCTGGTCTTCGCCTTATGTCAAGCTCGAATACGCTTAG
- the glmS gene encoding glutamine--fructose-6-phosphate transaminase (isomerizing) — translation MCGIIGYVGSRSCRDILFRGLRKLEYRGYDSAGISIINDGQLLVLRTVGNLDRLEADIHRLPDEGTTGLAHTRWATHGKPSEENAHPHLDCGGRFAIVLNGIIENYLDLKQILEQEGHVFTSETDAEVAAHLIERAYRGSLKDAVLEAYKQMEGHFTICALALDEPDVLVGMRKETPLVVGIGEGENFLASAIPAFLAETRRVLFPEDGDVVVVRRDRVEVWSESGAAVERPIQHVDWDEDAAEKGGYETFMLKEIHEQPAALADTLAGRIRHDGCVALDDLGVSKANVDQIRRIVVVACGSSYYAGLVGKYALERWSGLPVDVEVASEFRYRDPVLGSDCLCVAITQSGETADTLAAMRLARRAGARVVALTNIVGSQATREADGVLFTRAGLEIGVAATKTFVAQVLAMLLMALYLGQLRGTLAPADIRARTEELRRIPELLEEYLSTGPEQVKQVALRYASCGFFMCLGRDMGFPVALEGALKLKEISYIPTEGYAAGEMKHGPIALLSEGTPVLVVGTRSVVYDKLVSNVQEVKARGAKVIAVVSAGDDKLALMADEVISVPLTHEALAPLLAVVPLQLFAYYVATARGEKVDQPRNLAKTVTVE, via the coding sequence GTGTGTGGGATTATCGGATATGTAGGCTCTCGCTCTTGCCGAGACATTCTTTTTCGCGGCTTACGCAAGCTCGAGTATCGTGGGTACGACTCGGCTGGTATTTCCATCATTAACGACGGGCAACTTCTGGTGTTGCGCACAGTAGGGAATCTCGATCGTCTGGAGGCTGATATCCACAGGCTTCCCGACGAGGGGACAACCGGGCTAGCTCATACCCGCTGGGCGACTCATGGCAAACCGTCGGAAGAAAATGCCCACCCTCATCTTGATTGTGGGGGTCGCTTCGCCATAGTCCTGAACGGCATTATCGAGAATTACTTGGATCTCAAACAGATACTGGAGCAGGAAGGCCACGTTTTTACCTCCGAGACCGACGCTGAAGTGGCAGCTCACTTGATTGAGCGCGCTTACCGCGGTTCTCTCAAGGATGCCGTGCTCGAGGCTTATAAGCAAATGGAGGGCCATTTCACTATATGCGCGCTTGCACTTGATGAGCCAGACGTCCTGGTGGGAATGCGCAAAGAAACTCCTCTGGTCGTGGGCATTGGCGAGGGGGAAAACTTCTTGGCTTCTGCCATCCCCGCTTTCTTGGCGGAAACGCGCCGCGTGCTTTTTCCCGAAGATGGAGACGTAGTGGTGGTTAGGCGGGACAGGGTAGAAGTGTGGAGTGAGTCTGGAGCTGCCGTTGAGCGCCCCATTCAGCACGTAGACTGGGACGAAGATGCGGCCGAGAAGGGCGGGTACGAAACTTTCATGCTCAAGGAGATTCATGAGCAGCCTGCAGCTTTGGCTGACACTTTGGCTGGCCGAATTCGGCATGACGGTTGTGTGGCGTTAGATGATCTTGGCGTCTCCAAAGCAAATGTCGACCAAATCAGGCGGATAGTCGTTGTAGCCTGCGGCTCGTCGTACTACGCCGGGCTGGTGGGCAAGTACGCCCTTGAGCGCTGGTCAGGCTTGCCCGTGGACGTCGAGGTGGCGAGCGAGTTCCGTTACCGCGACCCAGTCCTCGGATCTGATTGTCTGTGCGTTGCTATTACGCAGTCTGGGGAAACGGCTGACACTCTGGCGGCTATGCGTCTGGCCCGAAGGGCGGGTGCCCGGGTGGTCGCACTCACCAATATAGTGGGGTCACAAGCAACGCGCGAGGCCGACGGAGTGCTCTTTACTCGAGCCGGGCTGGAGATCGGGGTCGCGGCTACCAAAACCTTCGTGGCTCAGGTGTTAGCCATGCTTCTCATGGCGCTCTACCTGGGACAGCTGCGCGGAACCCTTGCTCCAGCCGATATTAGGGCCCGTACCGAAGAGCTCCGGCGCATCCCCGAGCTTCTGGAGGAATATTTGAGCACTGGTCCGGAGCAGGTTAAACAAGTAGCTCTCCGCTATGCTTCTTGTGGTTTCTTCATGTGCTTGGGTAGGGATATGGGCTTTCCGGTAGCCCTCGAAGGCGCTCTTAAACTCAAAGAGATCTCTTACATTCCCACCGAAGGCTACGCGGCTGGGGAAATGAAGCATGGCCCGATCGCGTTACTGTCAGAGGGAACGCCGGTTCTCGTGGTGGGAACAAGAAGCGTTGTGTACGACAAGCTGGTCTCAAACGTGCAGGAAGTAAAAGCTAGGGGAGCTAAGGTCATAGCAGTTGTTTCGGCGGGTGATGACAAGCTGGCCTTGATGGCTGACGAGGTGATTTCTGTGCCTTTGACTCACGAGGCTCTTGCTCCGTTACTGGCGGTTGTCCCATTGCAACTTTTTGCCTACTACGTAGCAACTGCCCGGGGAGAAAAGGTTGACCAACCGCGTAATCTGGCAAAGACTGTTACCGTGGAGTAG
- a CDS encoding holo-ACP synthase — protein sequence MTNWRPADLDGCCLVGFDLIEVGRFERALARHPRLLERIFTAAEIAYCRSRARPVQHLAARFCAKEAVGKLLGRGVTAWREIEIIRPCAGAKSASVADRERMAQPQVLLHGEALKEARKIGIKHIAVSLSHSDSLAGACAVAFAEGVSAKRTEGRQ from the coding sequence TTGACTAATTGGCGGCCAGCAGATTTGGACGGTTGTTGTCTTGTCGGGTTTGATCTGATAGAAGTTGGCCGGTTTGAACGGGCGCTGGCTCGTCATCCTCGGCTGCTTGAAAGGATCTTTACCGCGGCTGAGATTGCCTATTGTCGCTCCCGCGCTCGTCCGGTGCAGCATCTGGCCGCGCGTTTTTGCGCCAAAGAAGCGGTGGGGAAGCTGCTTGGTCGGGGGGTGACGGCGTGGCGGGAGATCGAGATCATACGTCCATGCGCCGGTGCGAAGAGCGCAAGTGTTGCGGACCGCGAGAGGATGGCGCAACCACAAGTGCTCTTGCATGGCGAAGCTTTGAAAGAGGCTCGCAAAATAGGGATCAAGCACATAGCTGTGTCTTTGTCACACAGTGACTCTCTTGCGGGAGCTTGCGCCGTGGCTTTTGCAGAGGGAGTTTCGGCAAAGCGCACGGAGGGACGCCAATGA